The Erwinia billingiae Eb661 nucleotide sequence CAGGTTCAGCGTCAGTGGATTCTGGCTCAGGTGGCTGGTGCTGGAATCAGCAATGCCAAACAGGTAAATAGCTGCCACCGGCAGCAGCCAGCTGGTTTCGACCAACATGCCGGTCTGGGCATCCACACCAATCTTTTTGCGGATCAGGCCATAGGCGGAAAAGGTGACCGCCAGACCGATAGCAATGATCGGCACCGAACCAAACTTCCACAGCTGAATGAGCACACCACAGGCGGCCAGCGCCACTGCCAGCCACTGCAGGCGACGAAAGCGTTCTTTCAGGAATACCATGCCCACCACCACGTTCAGCAGCGGATTGATAAAGTAACCCAGGCTGGCTTCCAGGATATGCTGATTATTCACCGCCCAGATAAAAATCAGCCAGTTTGCACAGATAACCGTGGCCGAGACCGCCAGCATCAGGATCTTTTTCGGCTGCTGCAGGATCAGCTTCACTTTGGCCCAGTTCCGGCTGAGACTGACCAGCAACAGCATAAAGAAGAATGACCAAATCACCCGGTGCGTCATGATTTCGCCCGGCGCGACCTGTTGCAGAAGTTTGAAATAGGCTGGGGCAATACCCCAGATAAAATAGGCGCCGAGGGCAAAAAAGATCCCCTGGCGGGTGTGTTGCGCATCCATGAAAACAGGCTCCATCAGGTCTAATGTAGGGGTGTAGGGACTGCTATT carries:
- the rarD gene encoding EamA family transporter RarD, giving the protein MDAQHTRQGIFFALGAYFIWGIAPAYFKLLQQVAPGEIMTHRVIWSFFFMLLLVSLSRNWAKVKLILQQPKKILMLAVSATVICANWLIFIWAVNNQHILEASLGYFINPLLNVVVGMVFLKERFRRLQWLAVALAACGVLIQLWKFGSVPIIAIGLAVTFSAYGLIRKKIGVDAQTGMLVETSWLLPVAAIYLFGIADSSTSHLSQNPLTLNLLLVAAGIVTTIPLMLFTAACSRLRLSTVGFFQYLGPTLMFLLAVVFYGEHMTPDKVVTFSFIWAALALFILDAVWTLKRSRQPGLA